A window of Esox lucius isolate fEsoLuc1 chromosome 18, fEsoLuc1.pri, whole genome shotgun sequence contains these coding sequences:
- the LOC105005940 gene encoding proto-oncogene c-Fos-like: MYPDLIPDYDDTSSSSSSSTSSSAASPTGDIPACSQRSQDSLSNASSVDSSTFQDVCGGTDSPRRSPFVPTVTAISTSPDLQWMVQPTTVITSASVSPSSLSASTSSPSSGRAKPSAHSAPTQSASRAVGYKGQSACKKAKNQPSSEEDERRKIRRERNKVAAAKCRNRRRELTDTLQAETDQLEEDKEALQKEIANLLKEKVRLEQILFTHQPVCKITVTEDNVENDIDKDEVDIDEDEVDIDEDIVCMLQDPPDSPQLLSILEDADKLQLPEDNVAPGTVSGGPSLQEMDTVPIPNISISASAILGNSNILLCSSVEEDLDLDQDDLVPSLELSMTVAPETAPSVPDINLLGGPFCLSDWETLYKSVANDLEPLCTPMSSSPTCSSQCSVFSFNYSEIDSVVGEGSYNPSPETVKEGIGGRSDLTTGNLNSPTLLAL, encoded by the exons ATGTATCCAGATTTGATCCCAGACTACGACGACACCTCCAGCTCGTCCAGCAGCAGCACTAGCAGCAGCGCAGCATCGCCTACCGGGGACATCCCCGCGTGCAGCCAGCGATCTCAAGACTCACTCTCGAACGCATCATCAGTAGACAGCAGCACGTTCCAG GATGTCTGCGGTGGAACAGATTCTCCGCGGCGCTCTCCCTTTGTCCCCACGGTGACTGCAATCTCAACCTCCCCGGATCTGCAGTGGATGGTCCAACCGACCACCGTCATCACATCAGCATcagtctccccctcctccctatCTGCCTCCACCTCTTCCCCCTCCAGCGGACGCGCAAAGCCCAGCGCACACAGCGCACCAACCCAGTCGGCTTCCAGAGCGGTTGGATACAAGGGGCAATCTGCTTGCAAGAAGGCGAAAAATCAG CCTTCATCAGAGGAAGATGAGAGGAGGAAGATCAGGAGAGAAAGGAATAAAGTAGCAGCTGCCAAGTGTCGCAATAGACGGAGGGAGCTGACTGACACCCTGCAAGCT GAAACTGACCAGCTTGAGGAAGACAAAGAGGCCTTGCAGAAGGAGATTGCCAACCTCCtgaaagagaaagtgagatTGGAACAGATCCTATTCACCCACCAACCAGTTTGCAAAATAACTGTCACTGAGGacaatgttgaaaatgacaTTGACAAAGATGAGGTTGACATTGATGAAGATGAGGTTGATATTGATGAAGACATTGTCTGCATGCTCCAGGACCCTCCCGACTCACCCCAATTGCTCTCCATTTTGGAGGATGCAGACAAACTCCAACTCCCGGAAGACAATGTGGCCCCAGGGACTGTGTCTGGGGGCCCCTCACTCCAGGAAATGGACACTGTCCCCATCCCAAACATCTCCATCTCTGCGTCAGCCATCTTGGGTAACTCCAACATCTTGCTGTGCTCCAGTGTTGAGGAAGACCTGGACTTAGACCAGGATGACCTTGTCCCTAGCCTGGAACTCAGCATGACTGTGGCCCCAGAGACCGCCCCGTCCGTGCCCGATATCAACCTCCTTGGGGGCCCCTTTTGCTTGTCTGACTGGGAAACCCTGTACAAGTCTGTGGCCAACGATCTGGAGCCCCTCTGCACCCCAATGTCTTCCAGCCCCACCTGTAGCAGTCAGTGCTCTGTGTTCTCCTTCAATTACTCTGAGATAGACTCTGTGGTGGGGGAGGGCAGCTACAACCCCAGCCCTGAGACCGTTAAAGAAGGAATTGGTGGTAGATCTGATTTGACAACTGGTAATCTCAACTCTCCCACTCTGCTGGCCTTGTGA